Proteins from a genomic interval of Chanodichthys erythropterus isolate Z2021 chromosome 8, ASM2448905v1, whole genome shotgun sequence:
- the LOC137024262 gene encoding zinc finger BED domain-containing protein 4-like: MAEVEGYETKAVLRPFEPFSPISVGSGGDAQLKVRLARVQMEAQERAESRRAEMNLRLEVCRLEIEADKQIKLRELELNAAKNSPVPVVPPVQTAGAPSGAGLAATTFNKNESFIFKCLLCLPRPCTISSYKNSPSNLRKHVERKHGSHMQRYIALTAPRKRKMESEEAPSTSRQLKLRETKLVTQKNVDHAVLNFVIQSLQPFSVVDQPSFQAFLHELQPNASLMSRTTLRRKMDEAVLEMKKNLKKAMSGINFIASTTDCWSSRRRGFICVTGHWVDPNSLERCSVALACRQLKGSHTFNVLACTLNEIHSEFGIQNKVVRTTTDNGSNFLKAFRIYGQQDDNNNSASGEAEDDEISDEMCGDDVDVDVDGVEVDFVEVTAVLDEDDGLQFQLPKHHRCACHLLNLVSTVDAAKACSNEAYKKLSQSAFAKCYALWNKCGRSAAAAEIIEDTCKIQLIRPNATRWNSLFLAIERILRIIKDQGEGAIRTVCTSFKLPMLSPVEFAFLEEYARTMSPVAKALNILQAEIDVQMGWLLPTLTLLISKLDRIGITSRYCKPLVGALQEGLQQRFGNMLVEPEFIAAAILVPKFKTSLTSDESIVKLGLDYIKDHLEEETLNQPPADGSSGSEEEDFFASMKPTHGQEGIKQLDGYLACKADDKDILKSFPSVCKLSLKLNTALPASAACERLFSTAGLIFSPRRARMDSHNFENQLLLKLNKRYCHFS, encoded by the exons ATGGCTGAGGTGGAGGGGTATGAGACCAAGGCTGTTCTGCGGCCCTTTGAACCTTTTTCTCCGATCTCTGTTGGGTCTGGAGGTGATGCCCAGTTGAAAGTTCGCTTGGCGCGTGTCCAAATGGAAGCGCAAGAACGGGCAGAGAGTCGTCGGGCTGAGATGAATTTGCGTCTTGAAGTTTGCAGGTTAGAAATTGAGGCGGATAAGCAGATTAAACTGCGTGAACTTGAGCTAAACGCAGCTAAAAATTCACCTGTCCCTGTTGTTCCACCGGTGCAGACTGCTGGTGCTCCATCGGGGGCTGGGTTAGCAGCAACCACCTTTAAC AAGAACGAGTCCTTCATTTTTAAGTGCCTTCTCTGCCTGCCTCGGCCCTGTACAATTTCGTCATACAAGAATTCTCCTTCCAATCTAAGGAAACACGTAGAG AGAAAACATGGTAGCCACATGCAGAGATATATTGCCCTAACAGCGCCaaggaaaagaaaaatggaGAGCGAGGAGGCTCCTTCAACCTCCAGACAGTTGAAGTTGAGAGAAACCAAGCTAGTCACACAGAAGAATGTTGATCATGCAGTGTTGAATTTTGTGATCCAGAGTCTACAACCCTTTAGTGTGGTGGACCAGCCATCATTTCAAGCTTTCTTGCATGAACTTCAGCCTAACGCCTCTCTCATGTCAAGGACCACTCTGCGACGTAAGATGGATGAGGCAGTACTTGAAATGaagaaaaatctaaaaaaagcAATGTCAGGGATCAATTTCATAGCATCGACAACAGATTGTTGGAGTTCAAGGAGAAGAGGTTTCATCTGTGTCACTGGCCACTGGGTTGATCCTAACAGTCTGGAGAGGTGCTCAGTAGCACTAGCATGCAGGCAGCTCAAAGGTTCGCACACTTTTAATGTTTTGGCTTGCACACTAAATGAAATACATTCTGAATTCGGCATACAGAATAAGGTTGTTCGAACTACTACGGACAATGGGTCAAATTTTTTAAAGGCATTTCGGATATATGGACAGCAAGATGATAACAATAACTCTGCTTCAGGTGAGGCTGAAGATGATGAGATCAGTGACGAGATGTGTGGTGATGATGTGGACGTGGATGTAGATGGTGTTGAGGTGGACTTTGTAGAGGTCACAGCTGTTTTAGATGAAGATGATGGCTTACAATTCCAACTTCCGAAACATCATCGATG tgcctgcCATTTATTAAACTTGGTTTCCACAGTGGATGCAGCAAAAGCCTGTTCAAATGAAGCCTACAAGAAGCTGTCCCAATCAGCATTCGCTAAGTGTTATGCACTATGGAATAAGTGTGGCagatctgctgctgctgcagagatTATAGAAGACACTTGCAAAATTCAGCTGATCCGCCCCAACGCAACAAGGTGGAATTCCTTATTTCTCGCCATTGAGAGAATTCTTCGTATAATTAAAGATCAGGGAGAGGGGGCTATCAGAACCGTCTGCACTTCATTCAAGTTGCCAAT GCTAAGTCCAGTTGAATTTGCCTTTCTGGAGGAGTATGCCAGGACCATGAGCCCCGTTGCCAAAGCCCTCAACATTCTTCAGGCTGAAATCGATGTCCAGATGGGATGGCTTCTGCCTACTCTGACCCTCCTCATCTCAAAACTTGACCGAATTGGCATTACCTCCAGGTACTGCAAACCTCTGGTTGGTGCCCTACAAGAAGGCCTGCAGCAGCGGTTTGGAAACATGCTGGTAGAGCCAGAGTTTATTGCGGCTGCAATACTTGTCCCGAAATTTAAAACATCCTTGACATCGGATGAAAGCATTGTCAAACTAG GCCTGGACTACATCAAGGACCATCTGGAGGAAGAGACTTTGAATCAGCCGCCAGCTGATGGTTCCAGTGGCTCTGAGGAAGAGGACTTCTTTGCGAGCATGAAGCCTACTCATGGTCAGGAAGGTATCAAGCAGTTAGATGGCTACCTTGCCTGCAAAGCTGATGACAAAGACATTCTCAAGTCCTTCCCATCAGTCTGTAAGTTGTCTTTGAAGCTCAATACTGCTTTACCTGCCTCTGCAGCTTGTGAACGTCTTTTCAGCACAGCAGGGCTTATTTTCAGTCCCAGGAGGGCAAGAATGGACTCACACAACTTTGAGAATCAGCTCCTTCTCAAGCTGAATAAAAGATATTGCCACTTTAGTTAG